In Daphnia magna isolate NIES linkage group LG6, ASM2063170v1.1, whole genome shotgun sequence, the following are encoded in one genomic region:
- the LOC116924706 gene encoding telomerase RNA component interacting RNase → MASPREDGELLESSSSSDEENSEEEDSSSGKPGQSAVKFKNDGSFLEMFKKMQESNQQSPQVPAPEKKDVTQLQMKNPDNPSSHADSSHTEKEAVPPQPAQKKPGLMSLVGKRRGGKSLPVGVVKKQKRPEEEEESCGKTDAWSQYMSEVKKYKERLGDEEEKNRPLVK, encoded by the exons ATGGCGTCCCCCAGAGAAGACGGTGAATTGTTGGAAAGCTCCTCTAGTTCTGATGAAGAAAATTCTGAGGAAGAAGATTCATCTTCTGGAAAACCAGGTCAGAGTGCTGTAAAGTTCAAGAATGACGGAAGTTTCCTGGAAATGTTCAAAAAGATGCAAGAGAGCAATCAACAGTCTCCACAAGTACCTGCACCTGAGAAGAAAGACGTCACACAGTTGCAAATGAAAAATCCTGACAATCCGTCTTCCCATGCCGATTCATCTCACACAGAAAAGGAAGCCGTACCACCACAGCCTGCTCAGAAGAAACCTGGTCTCATGTCCTTA GTTGGAAAACGACGAGGCGGCAAATCCCTTCCCGTTGGAGTTGTAAAGAAGCAGAAACgaccagaagaagaagaagaaagttgT GGGAAAACGGATGCCTGGTCTCAGTACATGAGTGAAGTGAAAAAGTACAAGGAACGACTTGGGGA
- the LOC116924695 gene encoding Kruppel-like factor 1, with translation MIEVMTQLPPPLVSIDCDQLMYQDDPMLTCLNDTTLSSSSSSYSSSWNNNNISGNNSCSWDRFAPAEEWLSDLYYNPGCPSFTSSPDGSSGHSDDSNQPATLDQSDATTDDDNYLNYLLNSPTLPLLDDLLLDPNPSCTAIPSVSPQQQAWTSLDGNDGVPEAYREDFAELDWEVQSHPMTNCPAVPILPEQESLLTPFQVENCEPKRYYPLTLDPPPLISIHQQQPMVIPMEPSKPGRSSGGRSLLIQPRSLNQTIKATTNSNSIKNNSSSPSKTAIKEEDKIFPCTYPNCKKIYAKSSHLKAHLRRHTGEKPFACTWAGCGWRFSRSDELARHKRSHSGVKPYGCPVCTKRFSRSDHLSKHLKVHRRERGAAGQLNQPILPASTGVRRGRPPGAASLAAAAAAAAAAAAASIGGCVAPSLINTYGNNSSHHHNHHLNQSHQVYNSNSNTLH, from the exons ATGATTGAAGTGATGACTCAGCTGCCTCCGCCGCTGGTCAGCATCGATTGCGACCAGCTCATGTACCAGGACGATCCGATGCTTACGTGTCTCAATGACACGACcttgtcgtcgtcgtcgtcctcATATTCGTCATCttggaacaacaacaatattAGCGGCAACAACAGTTGTTCTTGGGACCGTTTTGCTCCAGCGGAAGAATGGCTATCTGATTTGTACTATAATCCTGGCTGTCCAAGTTTCACGTCAAGTCCTG ATGGATCTAGTGGACATTCGGATGATAGTAATCAACCGGCAACTTTGGATCAAAGCGATGCTACAACAGACGATGACAATTATCTGAATTATCTCCTCAATTCGCCAACTTTGCCTTTGCTGGACGATTTGCTGCTCGATCCCAATCCATCCTGCACTGCTATTCCGTCAGTCAGCCCGCAGCAACAAGCCTGGACGTCACTGGATGGAAACGATGGTGTTCCAGAAGCTTACAGAGAAGATTTTGCCGAATTGGACTGGGAAGTTCAATCACATCCGATGACAAACTGCCCTGCCGTTCCGATCCTTCCGGAGCAGGAGTCTCTTTTAACGCCGTTCCAGGTGGAGAATTGTGAGCCGAAACGGTATTATCCGTTGACACTGGACCCGCCTCCTTTGATATCCATCCATCAGCAACAGCCCATGGTTATCCCAATGGAGCCCAGCAAACCTGGCAGATCCAGCGGTGGACGCTCTTTACTCATCCAGCCTCGGTCTCTCAATCAAACAATCAaggcaacaaccaacagtAACAGTATCAAGAACAACAGTAGCAGTCCCTCGAAAACGGCCATAAAAGAAGAGGACAAGATTTTTCCTTGCACGTATCCAAATTGCAAAAAGATTTACGCCAAATCGTCACACCTCAAAGCTCATTTGAGGAGGCACACTGGCGAGAAACCGTTTGCGTGCACTTGGGCAG gatgTGGATGGCGCTTTTCTCGTTCGGACGAGCTGGCCCGTCATAAGCGTTCCCATTCTGGCGTGAAACCTTACGGTTGCCCGGTTTGCACCAAACGATTTTCTCGTTCGGATCATCTGAGCAAACATTTAAAGGTCCACCGAAGGGAACGTGGTGCTGCTGGGCAGCTAAATCAGCCTATTCTTCCAGCTTCCACTGGCGTCCGACGTGGTAGGCCACCTGGAGCTGCTTCGTTGGCTGCAGCAGCTGCTGCAGCGGCCGCCGCTGCCGCTGCTTCCATCGGCGGATGTGTTGCTCCATCTCTGATCAACACATACGGAAACAATTCCAGCCACCACCACAACCACCATCTCAATCAATCACACCAAGTATACAATAGTAATAGTAATACTTTGCATTGA